In Miscanthus floridulus cultivar M001 chromosome 5, ASM1932011v1, whole genome shotgun sequence, one genomic interval encodes:
- the LOC136454266 gene encoding wall-associated receptor kinase 2-like, with protein MALALQLSAAAAAAAPPIGLPGCNTTCGNVRVPYPFGINPGCHWPGLYLNCDRNHDPPRLLIGDGTLRVTNISLKDTTVRVMRTGPIINVTGDSISEGWTNASFGRGFTAHGYLLSSGNELVVLGCNVVAMLLADGVGVKAPGSIGGCASLCSMAYGGDINSIDVYGPIRGQQCTGTSGCCQSSVTSVANPPSRVQAKRLYTGSDTVDEMQAPLNVFVAETGWIQQLTSLHDVQEVPFLLGWSVTQGVRPRPQRIDDDLTRCDDDVRGKLCKSGHSYCWTGYQAPGYTCECEHGYDGNPYLAGPGGCQG; from the coding sequence ATGGCATTGGCGCTGCAGCTCTCGGCTGCAGCCGCTGCGGCGGCGCCACCCATAGGGCTGCCCGGCTGCAACACAACCTGCGGCAACGTGAGGGTGCCGTACCCCTTCGGCATCAACCCTGGCTGCCACTGGCCCGGGCTCTACCTCAACTGCGACAGGAACCACGACCCCCCACGGCTCCTGATCGGCGACGGCACTCTCCGCGTCACCAACATCTCCCTCAAGGATACAACCGTGCGCGTGATGCGCACCGGCCCTATCATAAATGTAACCGGCGACTCCATCTCCGAGGGCTGGACGAACGCCTCGTTCGGCCGCGGCTTCACGGCGCACGGCTACCTGCTGTCGTCTGGAAACGAGCTGGTCGTCCTGGGGTGCAACGTTGTCGCGATGCTCCTCGCGGACGGCGTTGGGGTAAAAGCCCCGGGGAGCATCGGCGGCTGCGCTAGTTTATGCAGCATGGCATACGGTGGCGACATAAATAGCATCGACGTGTACGGGCCAATAAGGGGGCAGCAATGCACCGGCACCTCGGGTTGCTGCCAGTCCAGCGTCACTAGTGTTGCCAACCCACCCAGTAGAGTGCAGGCCAAGCGGCTCTACACTGGAAGCGACACCGTGGACGAGATGCAGGCGCCGTTGAACGTGTTTGTCGCGGAGACGGGGTGGATCCAGCAGCTGACCAGCCTCCACGACGTCCAGGAGGTTCCTTTTCTCCTCGGGTGGAGCGTCACGCAGGGCGTGCGGCCACGCCCGCAAAGAATCGACGACGACCTTACGCGGTGCGATGACGACGTCCGCGGCAAGCTGTGCAAGAGCGGACACAGTTATTGCTGGACCGGCTACCAAGCTCCAGGCTATACGTGCGAATGCGAGCATGGTTACGACGGCAACCCTTACCTCGCCGGCCCCGGTGGGTGCCAAGGTTAG